TAAGCTGTTGGCTGACTCAACCTAAAGATGTTCTTCAGGTCACCTGGCAGAAACATTTacctgatggagagaagaatgTTTGTACTTTCAACAAGTACTTTGGTCAGAGAGTGAATCCTGACTTCAGAGATAAAGTGACGTTTTAAGCTGCTGGACTGCAGAACAGCTCCATCGTCATCAGGAACGTGACGGAGCTGGATGAAGGCTGCTATGACTGCTTGTTTAACACCGACCCTGATGGTGCTCTCACAGGTACAACCTGCCTCAGACTCTATGGTAAgaacctgaacacaacatgagagactttTCCTTCATACATTCTGCCTTCATGCTCACCACTCATGGCTTTttgttcatgtcacatttttttaatatttcttcttGGCAGAGCTGCATGAACCCATTCTTCATGTTAGAGAATCAAACTCTAGTGAAGAGGTAGTTGTGTCCTGCTCGGCCACAGGTCGACCTGCTCCCAATGTGACACTAAGAGTCCTGCAGAAAGACCTCCACCTCTCACCCTCCAGCTCCGTCACAGTCCACAACAGCAACGGTACAGTGActgtcaccactgcagctgtgctgtcaggctTCCATGACAACAGCACACAGGTTGGATGTGCAGTGCGAGTGCTCTCTGGTCCTCAGATGGAGGAGTTTATGATGATTCCTGAGGTCAAACGGTCGTCTGCTGAAGGTGAGAAACACTTCCAAAGCCACACATTTATAGATTCATGGTTTCTTTGGAGCtcattacttttgtttttgttttccaggtgtTGATGAGGACTCTGGGCCTGATCACAGTGATTTCAGTAAGTTCACCTTCAGGTGGTCTCAAGTCAGTGTTTGATCTTGTTGAATGTTGAGTCCTCCAGATCAGGTTTTAATGAGGATTCTGAGTCCATGTCagtaattttcctctttttttcacaGGTGTCACTTGGATCATTGTGTGTGCGTTCGTCTCCGTCGTTGGTTGTGTTACAGCAGTCGTCTCAGTCCTGCttgtacaaaacaaaagaaacaggtCATTTTTACCTTGAACTCAACATCTGTCTCATTGTAATACCAGTGGCTCACAGTCAATCATAATGACTGATTCAGATCTTTAAAGACAAACCATGACTGAATAACTCATAAatgtctgttcacactgacttttCTTCACTTCTTCAATGTGTCACACAGGGACTCTGAGGACGTCAAGGCACCACAAAAACTAACTCAGGACACTGATGAGTGAGacagtttattcattttcacttatatgtatgtctgttttgttgctttggaCTCTTTAAATCAACTAACATCTTGTTTTTATCTGCGGGACCCCTTGAATTCACCAAGAGAACGAGCAAGTAATGTCTTTAGCAGTAGGTATTATTAGACCCTCGTCCTCGCCGCGGGAGCGGGATTCTTCTTTGAAACCAAGGGGCACTGGGAGGTCCTGGAAACCCGAAAGGAGTTGCAGTGATTTCTAGGGTTCACGAACTTCTATAGAGGGTTTGTCCAGGACTATAGTAAGATTGCCACCACGTTGACAATGCTAACTTCTTCCAAAGTGAAGTTTAGCTGGTCTGAGGCAGACAATTTTTTCCTCAAACTGAAGAAGCTTTTCACTTAAGTTCCAGTTCAGGTACTGTCTAACCCAGATAAACAGTTCATCGTTATTGAGTGGATGCTTCTGACACAGGGGTGGGGGCGGCCCTCTCACGAGGACTTTCTTTTCCTGTcgtctctctcctgcagaaTGGAATCATGACGCCATCCTGTCTGAGAGTCAGGTCATCGCCGCTCTCTGTTGGGAGATTGAAGAGGTGGTCCGGCAGGCGCAGCAGCTGCACCCACACCCAGGTAACAGACCAAAGCACAGATTGGCGATTTTGATGACGAaattattgaaatgaattgGTGAAGGTCGACGGGGGGGACAACAGTTTAAAACTGTGACAGGTTTAACAACAGTTTCTacggtttctgtgtttgaggacaaaACAGTACTCATGAAAGCTAATGAAATCATTACTCCTGAGGGCTAAAGGAATACACAGTTCAACAGATTTATGGCTCCGCACTGCGGAGGgctttcctgtatgttttaagacCGTCTTGCCAGGCGAAACAAAATTCTTCCAAACTGGTAGAACGCCATTTCCTTTCTACTTtctgtgaagtttgctttaatttgtggCTTTGGggggggtataccatggagctaacctcctccttcttttttagaagggcaacagagtcaagtgtcatacgCAATGAACCTGTTGCACCATCAACGAGGTAGTCCATTTGGGAGCGACTAAAGTTAGCataggagtcctctgttgtattgagacgTGGCATTGAATTCAATGCTGATGGTTtcatatccttaaatttagctacagcgctatcagacaggagtctggaATAGGAATTTTTAGACCGGCGGGTAGTCtggtaatatgaattcaaaagttcttcaatttcaatgccatatgtcagaacaaggtcgagggtgtggttaaaacagtgagtcgGTTCGTGTACATTCTGACCAaagccaactgagtctaatactGAGATAAACGCAGCGCTAAGGCTGTCATCATCAATGTCGACATGTAAATAATTACTTCATCtgttttaaggactaaacctgaTAAAAACTCGGAGGACGCAGATATAAGTTTGGAATAAGAACCAGGAGAGCAATGAGGAATCgaggaatgtgagtattaatatgACTCAgaggagtagcttcatttaggctTCATGACACAGCCAGGTTTTATCAGTCaggcaaaataaatcaatattattgTCTGGTATTAACTCATTTACTAAAACGGCTtcagaggacagagatctgatgttaagGAGCCCACGTTTAATTCTCCTGTCTTGGTGTTCTGCTGTAGtggttgttttaattttcatttgattttgtgttttgttttcactacttttgagtgcgcctttttgttttttctgattgTGTCAATAAATTATTATTGCACACGTTTCTGACTCTCTGGTCTGCACACTTACTAAGCGCAAGCTTAACAGGTGAGGCTTCGGATTTCTTCTCGGactttcttttgttgcagcagcggGTTGAACATACACAGGAACAGAAAATTTATACAATCAGGAAGAATAAggttgaaaataaaactaagagacaaaaatgttcttaaaaatgtaactaagtatataaacattgAATAATAGCAGttgtttgttaaaaatataactaagtattaggggtgggactttaacgcgttaattacgattaattaattacaaaaaaaaaaaaaaaaaaaaaaaaccgcgtcaaaaaaattaacgcgtttaatcgcagtttgcactgcagacaacacggaacgtttgtaagtgcatgagttcctggtccaccgatcacactgatgcacaagacgcgtacgccaagttcggacttacgaacttggcagttcggatttagcaagttcgacctgggagtacagtctctccaggacgggaggacgcaggacggtcattctgcaatagggacggcagcgtacttgatgacgtcaccatcgcagctcgtctgccggttatctccgaaaactttggaacaaattttaaactacgcgctatcgtgatgaatcgaccacagattttaagttttaacatccactttctcacataaaataatcttaaaaccacattccgtactactaaaacagtagtatttcgagacttgtaactttacagttgtgaatcctctcctccgctgttgttgctacgaaatgcattctgggatacgtggctgccccaagtccacacaagtcaccacccgatgcatcctggataaaatgggaggggcaagaacacatccgggtatttgactgtacttggcgagatgcggacttttgaAGTGGAACAGTACTtgacacaagtacagagaagaacgcatcCTCCGCTAccgttgctacgaaatgcattctgggatacgtggctgccccaagttcaagataagagcgtggttttgtgcaaattgtgcaaaaaagaatttgcctacCACCGAAGTACATCAAGCCTGcggtaccacctgaatgcaaagcatgttgcagcgagcacagaaaccgccggagctgttactgttataccattaaactgcgattaattgagattaattaatcacaaagcctctaattaattagattttttttttaatcgagtcccacccctaCTAAGCATATATTGTGTAGGAGTGACATAATATAAGTGAAAGGAGTGACATTGACAGACTGTTTAAGATCCCTCTTTCAACACCACACAGAGAACAAGTCTGTGCCGGTGAGATGgacatattatatatatattttatgtctGGAAAGCACTTTATGGGTTCTGTGTGCAATGTAACTTCTTTTGATATGTAcgtatttgtattttgtgtatttgaataaaatgtctttcagaATCTACATCTCTAAACATCCAAatgtttgtgatatttttgcagtttttcagtcAAATCGCTAAAATGATCTTTCGCGTCTTTTCTTGAAACCCTCACAAAATATTTGAAAGCTGCATGAGAGGCAAATTCTCCTGATTGCgaaacagaaataataatgaaactGGAAACGCTGCGCAACATTCAGCTCCTTCTTTCGCAGCTTGGACAGACAAAGTGTTTCCAGTCAATGaatcaaactgtaaatgtgCTCATATGTCACAAACGTTGTGGGGAAAAAATACAGTGACAAAGCGTCTCTCGTATGTCACCTTTCAGCTGGTCCGGATGTACCATTATTGTGGCAGAGGGGACAACTGTACAGTCACGCACTGCTATATCGTATTGTATAGCGCGAATTAGCAGTTGCTAATTACTTAACTGTGTTTTATCATGTAAAAGCAAGCGCTATCTGCGAATTAGCAGTTGCTAATTACTTAACTGTGTTTTATCATGTAAAAGCAAGCGCTAAATTTATCAGTGGGGATTGGTGGCCACATTGTTAGTGAATTTGCGTTGATATGACACGATGGACTCACCCGGAagttcaatcaatcaatccaactttatttgtatagcacctttcagacataaaatgcaacacaaggtgcttgacaaaagaTAAAGTTACCTGCGTAAAGTTCatctcagtttgaaatattggCGCTCGAAGATGTCAGGCGGTGTATTTCTACatttaatttgtgcatttggGCTCTTTCATGAAGGTGAGACACAGATGATATATTCATTTTATATAAGCCTGTGTTATTTATTAGTCTTTAactgaaagcacagctgtgtgactcctgtttgttctttgtttacTGCAGTAATTACATGACCTTTTTGGCGTTTAATGCTTTTTCATTGgttcatgtttgctgttttatattctgttgtgcaaagaaaacaaataagaatCCATCAgtgacttttttctttcagctgtcacatgtcaaGACACTGGTGGAAAGAGTAAATCATCCTCAAGCAGTTTAATCAGAAGTGTTCAGATGATCAGATTATATGTGCAGTGACATGCAAAGGTTTGGACACGctggtcaaaatgtctgtgactgtgaagaacaaagtgagtgaaagacTGTGAGGGTCTCTGCAAAAGCTTCAGCTTGATCCTCTTGAGGTGGTCCACTGTGGGTTTTGAGATGTGTTCaggatcattgtcctgttgtAGAAGCCTTCCTTTGACGAGGATGCGTCATCATTAATGTCATGCCTTTCAGAGATCAGTCCATCTCCTGGTCACTTAACTTTACACAGTAACAGAAAGTTTGACCAGGGGTGCTGAAACTCATTCATGCAATTGTAAAGGTAAAATAATATTTCCACTGTGCTTCTATTTGAccactagcacacacacacagctgaaggttaaCCTCTGAAACCATCTTTTCCTGCAGGTCTAACAGCTCTGGTACAAACTCAGCAGACTGTGATGGCAGCAGTGGGACGTGAAGTCTGCTTAAGCTGTTGGCTGACTCAACTTAAAGATGTTCTTCAGGTCACCTGGCAGAAACATTTACCTGATGGAGGCAAGAATGTTTGTACTTTCGACAAGTACTTTGGTCAGAGAGTGAATCCTGACTTCAGAGATAAAGTGACGTTTAAAGCTGCTGGACTGCAGAACAGCTCCATAGTTATCAGGAACGTGACGGAGCTGGATGAAGGCTGCTATGACTGCTTGTTTAACACCGACCCTGATGGTGCTCTCACAGGTACAACCTGCCTCAGACTCTACGGTAAGAATctgaacacaacatgagagactttTCCTTCATACATTCTGCCTTCATGCTCACCGCTCATGTCTTTttgttcatgtcacatttttaatatttcttcttGGCAGAGCTGCATGAACCCATTCTTCATGTTAGAGAATCAAACTCTAGTGAAGAGGTAGTTGTGTCCTGCTCGGCCACAGGTCGACCTGCTCCCACGGTGACACTAAGAGTCCTGCAGAAAGACCTCCACCTCTCACCCTACAGCTCCGTCACAGTCCACAACAGCAACGGTACAGTGActgtcaccactgcagctgtgctgtcaggcttccataacagcagcacacaggttgGATGTGCAGTGCGAGTGCTCTCTGGTCCTCAGATGGAGGCGTTTATGATGATTCCTGAGGTCAAACAGTCGTCTGATGAGGACTCTGGGCCTGATCACAGTGATTTCAGTAAGTTCACCTTCAGGTGGTCTCAAGTCAGTGTTTGATCTTGTAGAATGTTGAGTCCTCCAGATCAAGTTTTAATGAGGATTCTGAGTCCATGTCagtaattttcctcttttttcacaGGTGTCACTTGGATCATTGTGTTTGCGTTCGTGTTCGTTGGTTGTGTTACAGCAGTCGTCTCAGTCCTGCTtctacaaaaacaaaggaagaggTCATTTTTTACCTTGAACTCAACATCTGTCTCATTGTAATACCAGTGGCTGACAGTCAATCATAATGACTGATTGAGATCTTTAAAGACAAACCATAAACAAAAAATTGAAAAacgtctgttcacactgacttttcttcatttcttcagtgAGTCACACAGGGACTGTGAGGATGTCAAGACACCACAAAAACCAACTGAAGACGCTCATGAGTGAGacagtttattcattttcacttgCATACATTTTTTTCTAGTTGCTTTGGACTCATGAAATCGACTAAcgtcttgtttttatgtgcaggACCGAAACCCCTTTAAAGCAGCAAGAGAACGAGCAGGTGAGACATCGGGTTTCTTctgagaaaaaagacagaaggaacTCCCCAAAAGTGTCATCTAGGACTCCAAGACGTCAGCTGTTTGAACCAAAGTCGGCTGTTTAGTGCCAGAGATCAACCCGCAGGACTGTAGAGACTGGATGAAGACAGATATGGGACATTTGTGAAAGGAATGACCCTGACAGACTGTATAAGATCTGTCTTTCAACACCACACAGAGAACAAGTCTGTGCcagtgagacagaaaaggatcatggacacatttttattctttctcaCGTTTGATCAGTCTTATTGTTCACTCATAAACTTTAAATGTCGTGATGATCTGATGTTTGACACAGGTAAGTTTTCCTCTGCCGCATCTTGTGTCATCCAATCAAAATATCCTTCAAGTCTCGTGTCACAAATGTTGACCTGAGGGGGAGGAGAATTGTGCTGCCTC
The sequence above is a segment of the Chaetodon auriga isolate fChaAug3 chromosome 23, fChaAug3.hap1, whole genome shotgun sequence genome. Coding sequences within it:
- the LOC143316218 gene encoding LOW QUALITY PROTEIN: OX-2 membrane glycoprotein-like (The sequence of the model RefSeq protein was modified relative to this genomic sequence to represent the inferred CDS: substituted 1 base at 1 genomic stop codon) codes for the protein MARGAFLHLICAFGLFHEGLTALVQTQQTVMAATGLEVCLSCWLTQPKDVLQVTWQKHLPDGEKNVCTFNKYFGQRVNPDFRDKVTFXAAGLQNSSIVIRNVTELDEGCYDCLFNTDPDGALTGTTCLRLYELHEPILHVRESNSSEEVVVSCSATGRPAPNVTLRVLQKDLHLSPSSSVTVHNSNGTVTVTTAAVLSGFHDNSTQVGCAVRVLSGPQMEEFMMIPEVKRSSAEGVDEDSGPDHSDFSVTWIIVCAFVSVVGCVTAVVSVLLVQNKRNSVSHRDSEDVKAPQKLTQDTDE
- the LOC143316122 gene encoding OX-2 membrane glycoprotein-like; the encoded protein is MSGGVFLHLICAFGLFHEGLTALVQTQQTVMAAVGREVCLSCWLTQLKDVLQVTWQKHLPDGGKNVCTFDKYFGQRVNPDFRDKVTFKAAGLQNSSIVIRNVTELDEGCYDCLFNTDPDGALTGTTCLRLYELHEPILHVRESNSSEEVVVSCSATGRPAPTVTLRVLQKDLHLSPYSSVTVHNSNGTVTVTTAAVLSGFHNSSTQVGCAVRVLSGPQMEAFMMIPEVKQSSDEDSGPDHSDFSVTWIIVFAFVFVGCVTAVVSVLLLQKQRKSESHRDCEDVKTPQKPTEDAHETETPLKQQENEQVRHRVSSEKKDRRNSPKVSSRTPRRQLFEPKSAV